One Brassica napus cultivar Da-Ae chromosome C4, Da-Ae, whole genome shotgun sequence genomic region harbors:
- the LOC125585939 gene encoding uncharacterized protein LOC125585939: MKLNPAKCTFGVTSGEFLGYIVTQRGIEANPKQISAILDLPSPKTSREVQRLTGRIAALNRFISRSTDKCLPFYELLRGNKRFIWDEKCEEAFKQLKEYLTTPPVLSKPETGDTLSLYIAVSSTAVSSVLIREDRGEQKPIFYTSKRMTDPEIRYPTLEKMALAVVTSARKLRPYFQSHTIEVLTNQPLRTVTQNTNQSGRLSKWAIELSEDDIVFKNRTAAKSQVLADFLIELAPELEQDLILPSQNWILHVDGSSTNKGSGAGVQLQSPTRELFRQSFSFGFAASNNEAEYESLIAGLRLAKAVKAKRLSAYCDSQLVTSQFSGDYDARNERMDAYLKIVQTLAKDFEFSELTKVPRGENVCADALAALGSRLRDQVKRIIPIHKIDKPSIDLTPIKTAIIAPITEATPANQVLEEVSNDTNDWRTEFIDYLVDGKLPPEKWIARRLKTRSAHYVVLDGELHRWTATKVLLKCINGEETHLVMAETHEGAAGNHSGGRALALKVKSLGFYWPTMNADCEAYAQRCDQCQRHASTIHSPTQLLRTMTAPYPFMRWGMDIIGPMPSSRQKLRPGLDRLLHEVD, encoded by the coding sequence ATGAAACTCAACCCAGCCAAGTGTACTTTCGGCGTCACCTCAGGAGAGTTTTTAGGGTACATCGTCACCCAGCGAGGAATCGAGGCAAATCCTAAACAGATCTCTGCCATACTTGATCTTCCCAGCCCAAAAACCAGCAGAGAAGTCCAACGACTTACAGGAAGGATCGCGGCCCTGAACCGTTTCATTTCCAGATCCACGGACAAATGCCTTCCTTTCTACGAGTTGTTGCGAGGAAACAAACGCTTCATCTGGGACGAGAAGTGCGAAGAGGCGTTCAAACAACTCAAGGAGTATCTTACAACTCCTCCCGTATTATCCAAACCTGAAACTGGCGATACACTCTCACTTTATATCGCTGTATCCTCAACCGCGGTCAGCAGCGTCCTCATCCGAGAGGATCGAGGAGAACAGAAACCTATCTTTTACACGAGCAAGCGCATGACTGATCCAGAGATTCGATACCCCACCCTTGAGAAGATGGCTCTCGCCGTTGTAACATCGGCGAGAAAACTGCGTCCCTACTTCCAGTCGCACACAATCGAAGTATTGACAAATCAACCATTGCGAACGGTAACGCAGAATACAAATCAATCCGGACGGTTATCGAAGTGGGCTATCGAACTCAGCGAGGACGACATTGTCTTCAAGAATCGAACAGCTGCGAAATCTCAAGTCCTCGCAGACTTTCTCATCGAGCTCGCACCAGAGCTCGAGCAAGATCTAATCCTCCCAAGTCAAAATTGGATACTCCACGTCGACGGGTCGTCGACAAACAAAGGATCAGGAGCAGGAGTGCAGCTGCAATCCCCGACAAGAGAACTGTTCAGACAGTCGTTCAGCTTCGGCTTCGCCGCTTCAAACAATGAAGCAGAGTACGAGTCGTTGATCGCAGGACTAAGACTCGCCAAGGCAGTCAAGGCAAAACGCCTTAGCGCATATTGCGACTCGCAACTCGTCACTAGTCAGTTTAGTGGTGACTACGATGCCCGCAACGAACGAATGGACGCATACCTTAAGATCGTTCAAACACTTGCCAAAGATTTTGAATTCTCCGAACTCACCAAAGTCCCCAGAGGAGAGAACGTATGCGCTGATGCTCTCGCTGCCTTAGGTAGCAGGTTGCGCGATCAGGTGAAACGTATCATCCCTATCCACAAGATCGACAAACCAAGCATCGACCTGACTCCCATCAAGACCGCCATCATAGCACCAATAACCGAAGCCACACCTGCGAACCAGGTCCTCGAAGAGGTGTCAAACGACACCAACGACTGGAGAACAGAATTTATCGACTATCTGGTCGATGGAAAGCTACCTCCCGAGAAATGGATTGCACGACGACTCAAGACGCGGAGTGCCCACTATGTCGTCCTCGACGGAGAACTCCACCGATGGACCGCAACCAAGGTACTTCTGAAGTGCATCAATGGCGAAGAGACGCATTTAGTCATGGCTGAAACGCACGAAGGCGCTGCAGGAAATCATTCTGGAGGTCGAGCACTTGCTTTAAAAGTAAAGAGTCTCGGTttctactggccaacgatgaaTGCAGACTGCGAAGCTTACGCCCAGCGATGTGATCAGTGCCAGCGACATGCCTCAACTATCCACTCCCCGACACAGTTGCTACGAACGATGACAGCTCCATACCCTttcatgcgatggggaatggacataATCGGCCCGATGCCGAGTTCTCGACAGAAGCTTCGTCCTGGTCTTGACAGATTACTTCACGAAGTGGATTGA
- the LOC125585940 gene encoding uncharacterized protein At3g43530-like, translating into MVRRMALMRETTKRSLKARINSGADLVDEDGNKGLEDGNKDGNIEEESVDVEEEKGQEEEIEATEAIKTSRMFFYELEYKKQIKLGTRCMIVDVIEMLLSLDSPASDAERRWFEEHPQFCHLFHKKLDADAQENFKKNKKRSSNHKVHGMWMLLLHTVDVSKRREVWFIVNGVPIRYGLREHTLIPGLNCRNYPLGYKEFGNKNFVKRHFKGGELIRLEDVKAKLLGMRAHKDRLKMMVLFFLGSVVCAQTKVGEGAHDVLDFFQRAVDDLGYCKTFPWGRYSFDYMVKEISHTMDHFGGFVKEKTLWPLQGFCLPLELLAFEAIPQLGKRFRQPVEGANPECLRMCQSTFKKTEMKGFPLANVNQELDRVKPHDIDSILPTRNEEEKVLLDALTEEDDDADEPGIAVDSWVKRINERYSVFFEDMYEDDIEARKKNAEHVVLKDIAPVEEVAEQKKMLEDLIKKVESLGNQLESVLKTLDKFEERLGPLELFGKEAHKGLKKGSKKK; encoded by the exons atggtGAGGCGGATGGCTCTAATGAGGGAGACGACGAAGAGGAGCCTGAAAGCGAGGAT AAATAGCGGGGCGGATTTAGTAGATGAGGATGGAAATAAGGGTTTAGAGGATGGAAACAAGGATGGAAACATCGAGGAGGAATCAGTAGATGTCGAAGAAGAGAAAGGGCAGGAAGAG GAAATCGAGGCTACCGAGGCAATCAAGACAAGTAGGATGTTCTTCTATGAATTGGAGTACAAGAAACAGATAAAGCTAGGTACAAGGTGTATGATAGTTGACGTTATCGAGATGCTTTTGTCTCTGGATTCGCCGGCAAGTGATGCGGAGAGGAGGTGGTTTGAGGAGCATCCACAATTCTGTCACTTGTTCCACAAGAAACTGGATGCAGATGCACAAGAAAATTttaagaagaacaagaagaggagCTCGAACCACAAGGTTCATGGAATGTGGATGTTGTTACTGCATACTGTCGATGTCTCGAAGAGGAGAGAAGTGTGGTTCATTGTCAATGGTGTTCCCATCCGTTATGGGCTGAGGGAACACACATTGATACCAGGCCTAAACTGCCGCAACTATCCTCTCGGTTACAAGGAGTTTGGTAATAAGAATTTTGTGAAGCGTCATTTCAAGGGGGGAGAATTAATAAGGTTGGAGGATGTGAAAGCAAAGCTGTTGGGAATGAGAGCTCATAAAGACAGGCTGAAGATGATGGTTCTCTTCTTTTTAGGAAGTGTTGTTTGCGCGCAAACGAAAGTTGGTGAAGGAGCCCATGATGTATTGGATTTTTTTCAAAGAGCGGTGGATGATCTTGGATACTGCAAGACGTTTCCATGGGGGAGGTACTCCTTTGATTATATGGTTAAGGAGATCTCTCACACAATGGATCATTTTGGAGGATTTGTGAAAGAGAAGACGTTATGGCCACTTCAAGGTTTCTGTCTTCCACTAGAG CTTCTTGCTTTCGAGGCAATTCCTCAGCTGGGAAAGAGGTTTAGACAACCGGTTGAAGGAGCTAATCCAGAGTGTCTGAGGATGTGCCAGTCCACGTTCAAAAAGACAGAAATGAAAGGGTTTCCTCTTGCAAATGTTAATCAAGAACTAGATAGGGTAAAG CCGCATGATATTGACAGCATCCTTCCTACCaggaatgaagaagaaaaagttcTTTTGGATGCTCTCACGGAAGAGGATGACGATGCTGATGAGCCTGGTATTGCTGTGGACAGCTGGGTTAAGCGTATTAACGAAAGATATTCTGTCTTTTTTGAAGACATGTATGAAGATGACATCGAAGCTCGAAAAAAAAATGCAGAACATGTAGTCCTTAAAGACATTGCGCCAGTGGAAGAAGTGGCAGAACAGAAGAAGATGTTGGAGGATTTGATCA